One Coleofasciculus sp. FACHB-1120 DNA window includes the following coding sequences:
- a CDS encoding PAS domain S-box protein — protein sequence MLTHDRDKEKSLNGYQWAEAGFFNLSLDLYCIAGLDGYFKHLNPAWEKTLGFTKEELLSQSFMEWVHPEDREATITEAQKLATGAETISFENRYLCKDGSYKWLLWTSAVSTEDGLLYAVARDISDRKAAEEKLLNLRAVLENAVEGISRLDAQGRYVTVNKAYANAAGYEPEEMIGMEWQRTVHPEEIDKLIAAYHKMLVDGKVEAETRGICKDGSIFYKQVVMISDYDQQQRFIGHHCFMKDITERHRTEQERSQLANHIQLLLQSTGEGIYGIDLQGCCTFINKAAAQMLGYQPDEVMGKDMQELIHYSRPDGSFYPSVESPIFCAIRKGHSCRIDNEVLWRRDGIAFAAEYSAYPIFEGEEINGAVVTFVDISDRKLAESALKQANEALEIRVEERTVQLRHTLQQLEDEIAERQRVEEALSKEREFLNALLNNLADGIVACDADGVLTLFNRATKEFHGLPEQALPADRWAEHFDLYLPDGKTLMKMEDIPLFKAFRGETVREVEMIIAPKQGKIRTLLASGQAIVDPQGKKLGAVVAMHDITERKQAEKTQARLTAILEATPDFVSTADAQGNVLYINGAGRRMLGIEEDEDISTKHIAEFCAKSTSEIMLNEGVPAAIKDGVWSGETGLQHCDGKEIPISQVIMAHKGENGAVEFLSTIARDITPSKQAEEALRQSEARLAEAQKVAHVGSWEFDLATGEITWSEELFRLWGMEANQTVPSYEELLQKVHSDDREVFGKAVGLAITEGKPYEFDHRTVLADGSTGYMFSKGQPILNSQGQVIKLCGIGLDIRDRQLSEEQLRQTTSELKAVFQAFPDLYFRLNSDGTILDYSAGQIGAEDLYIPPEVFLGKRMQEILPPHIGYQFHEAILQVLQKNPLEAHSPASVHIEYSLPSENEDKSYEARLVPLLEDQIMVIVRDITQRQQAEEALRQSEAQFRQLAQRKELLNQLANLLRNSLDVNTILETAVQEIRSLLQIDRCLFVWYRPFAEKPTWDVVKEAKVADLPSFLGHYYPAPESSVTQKFINREMLRVDDLTTATDPGEQELYLGSGYTALLALPIQAPSGEIGLLSCGHHGGSRLWSDDEVELLQAVTDQLAIALFQAELYAQSQDSAQQAQQKAQQLQQTLHQLQQTQAQLIQSEKMSGLGQMVAGVAHEINNPVNFIHGNLTHVNGYTQDLLSLLHLYQQHYPNPVPEIQDETEAIDLDFLVEDLPKILASMKMGTDRICQIVLSLRNFSRLDEAEMKAVDIHEGIDNTLLILQNRLKAKPDSPGIQIVKEYGNLPLVECYAGQMNQVFMNLLNNAFDALETQPLPRIVTIRSQVVNSHVAIRVSDNGPGMSESVKSRLFDPFFTTKPVGKGTGLGLSISYQIVVEKHGGTLKCVSQPGQGAEFLIEIPICQGLT from the coding sequence GTGTTGACTCACGATCGCGACAAAGAAAAAAGCCTTAACGGGTATCAGTGGGCAGAGGCAGGTTTCTTCAATCTCTCTCTGGATCTGTATTGTATCGCCGGGTTGGATGGCTACTTCAAACACCTAAACCCTGCCTGGGAAAAAACTCTGGGTTTTACGAAGGAAGAACTCTTAAGCCAATCGTTTATGGAGTGGGTTCACCCTGAAGATCGGGAAGCAACCATCACCGAAGCGCAGAAGCTGGCTACAGGCGCGGAAACAATTTCTTTTGAGAATCGTTACCTGTGCAAAGACGGCTCCTATAAATGGCTATTATGGACTTCTGCGGTCTCCACTGAAGATGGTTTGCTGTATGCAGTGGCTCGTGACATTAGCGATCGCAAAGCCGCTGAAGAAAAACTCCTCAATTTAAGAGCTGTCTTGGAGAATGCCGTCGAAGGGATTTCCCGGCTAGACGCTCAAGGGCGCTACGTTACCGTCAATAAAGCCTACGCCAATGCAGCGGGTTACGAACCTGAAGAAATGATTGGCATGGAATGGCAGCGAACGGTTCATCCCGAAGAGATCGACAAGCTAATCGCTGCTTACCACAAGATGTTGGTGGATGGCAAGGTAGAAGCTGAAACGAGAGGCATCTGTAAAGATGGCTCTATTTTTTATAAGCAAGTAGTGATGATCTCCGATTACGACCAGCAGCAGCGATTTATTGGTCATCACTGCTTTATGAAGGACATCACCGAACGTCACCGAACTGAACAAGAGCGATCGCAATTAGCCAATCACATCCAATTGCTGCTGCAATCGACCGGGGAAGGGATCTACGGCATAGATTTACAGGGATGCTGTACCTTCATCAATAAAGCAGCGGCTCAGATGCTGGGATACCAGCCGGATGAAGTGATGGGCAAGGATATGCAGGAGTTAATCCATTACAGTCGCCCCGATGGCTCCTTCTATCCTAGTGTTGAGTCTCCGATTTTTTGTGCTATTCGCAAAGGACACAGTTGCCGAATCGACAACGAAGTTCTATGGCGGCGGGATGGGATTGCTTTTGCTGCCGAATATTCGGCTTATCCGATTTTTGAGGGTGAGGAAATCAATGGGGCTGTTGTCACCTTTGTGGATATCAGCGATCGCAAGTTAGCAGAGTCAGCACTAAAACAGGCGAATGAAGCCCTGGAAATCCGAGTCGAGGAACGCACCGTCCAATTAAGGCATACCCTTCAGCAGCTAGAAGACGAGATAGCTGAGCGCCAGCGGGTAGAGGAAGCTTTATCCAAAGAAAGAGAATTTTTAAATGCATTACTGAATAACTTGGCAGACGGCATTGTCGCTTGTGATGCCGATGGAGTTTTAACCCTATTTAATCGGGCGACAAAAGAGTTTCATGGGTTGCCGGAACAAGCACTTCCTGCCGATCGATGGGCAGAACACTTCGATCTATATCTGCCCGATGGGAAAACTCTGATGAAAATGGAAGATATTCCGTTGTTTAAAGCGTTTCGGGGAGAGACGGTTCGGGAAGTAGAAATGATCATCGCCCCGAAGCAAGGAAAAATCCGCACTCTTCTTGCGAGTGGACAAGCAATCGTTGATCCTCAAGGAAAAAAACTCGGTGCAGTCGTAGCAATGCATGACATCACCGAGCGCAAACAGGCCGAAAAAACTCAGGCAAGACTGACCGCAATCTTAGAAGCAACCCCTGACTTTGTCAGCACCGCTGATGCCCAAGGTAATGTACTCTACATCAATGGCGCTGGTCGAAGAATGTTGGGGATTGAAGAAGATGAAGACATCTCAACCAAACATATCGCTGAATTCTGCGCCAAGAGTACATCTGAAATAATGCTAAATGAAGGTGTGCCTGCTGCCATCAAGGACGGCGTATGGAGTGGCGAGACTGGTTTGCAGCACTGCGACGGCAAAGAGATTCCCATCTCGCAAGTAATTATGGCGCACAAAGGGGAAAACGGAGCGGTTGAATTTCTCTCGACGATCGCCCGCGACATCACTCCCAGCAAACAGGCAGAGGAAGCACTCCGCCAAAGCGAAGCTAGACTTGCGGAAGCTCAAAAAGTCGCCCACGTCGGCAGTTGGGAATTCGATCTCGCAACTGGAGAAATCACTTGGTCGGAGGAACTATTCCGCCTTTGGGGGATGGAGGCGAACCAAACTGTACCGAGTTACGAAGAGCTTTTACAAAAAGTGCATTCGGATGACCGGGAAGTCTTTGGAAAAGCAGTTGGGTTGGCAATTACCGAAGGCAAGCCTTATGAATTTGACCACCGGACTGTGCTGGCTGACGGTTCGACCGGATATATGTTCTCTAAAGGGCAGCCGATTTTGAATTCGCAGGGTCAGGTCATTAAGCTATGTGGCATCGGGCTAGATATTCGCGACCGCCAGCTCTCAGAGGAGCAACTACGCCAAACAACTTCTGAGCTGAAAGCAGTATTTCAAGCTTTTCCCGATTTGTACTTTCGGCTCAACTCTGATGGCACGATCCTGGACTACAGCGCTGGACAGATAGGGGCGGAAGATCTGTACATTCCGCCAGAAGTCTTCCTCGGAAAGCGAATGCAAGAGATTCTGCCACCCCACATTGGATACCAGTTTCACGAAGCCATTCTTCAGGTGTTACAGAAAAACCCCCTAGAGGCGCATAGTCCTGCATCCGTACACATTGAGTATTCTTTACCGAGCGAGAACGAAGATAAAAGTTATGAAGCGAGGCTTGTGCCGTTGTTGGAAGACCAAATCATGGTCATTGTCCGCGATATCACTCAGCGCCAGCAGGCAGAGGAGGCGTTGCGGCAATCGGAAGCACAGTTTAGACAACTCGCTCAACGAAAGGAACTGCTCAACCAACTCGCAAACCTGCTCCGCAACTCTCTGGATGTAAATACCATTCTGGAAACTGCTGTGCAGGAGATCCGCAGTTTGTTGCAAATTGACCGATGCCTATTTGTTTGGTATCGACCTTTCGCAGAGAAACCTACCTGGGACGTGGTGAAAGAAGCCAAGGTAGCCGACCTTCCGAGCTTCCTGGGTCACTACTACCCAGCGCCGGAAAGCTCTGTCACTCAGAAGTTCATCAACCGAGAAATGCTCCGTGTTGACGATCTGACAACTGCCACCGATCCAGGAGAGCAAGAACTCTATCTAGGTTCTGGCTATACTGCGCTTCTGGCGCTCCCGATTCAGGCACCTTCTGGCGAGATTGGTTTGCTCAGCTGCGGACATCATGGCGGATCTCGGCTTTGGAGTGACGATGAAGTCGAACTCTTGCAAGCCGTGACGGATCAACTCGCGATCGCGCTTTTCCAAGCCGAACTCTACGCGCAATCCCAAGACTCTGCCCAGCAAGCCCAACAAAAAGCTCAACAATTACAGCAAACTTTGCACCAGTTGCAACAAACCCAAGCTCAACTAATTCAGAGCGAAAAAATGTCCGGTTTGGGTCAGATGGTCGCAGGTGTCGCTCACGAAATTAACAATCCTGTCAATTTCATCCACGGCAATCTTACTCACGTCAACGGATACACCCAAGACTTACTCAGCCTCCTCCACCTTTACCAGCAGCACTATCCCAATCCAGTCCCAGAAATTCAAGATGAGACTGAGGCGATTGACCTGGATTTTCTAGTGGAAGACCTCCCCAAAATTCTGGCTTCAATGAAGATGGGAACAGACCGCATCTGTCAGATTGTACTGAGCTTGCGGAATTTCTCGCGGCTGGATGAAGCCGAAATGAAAGCGGTGGACATCCATGAGGGCATTGATAACACTCTGCTGATCTTGCAAAATCGTCTGAAAGCGAAACCCGACAGTCCAGGGATTCAGATTGTCAAAGAGTACGGCAACCTTCCGCTTGTGGAGTGCTACGCAGGACAGATGAACCAGGTGTTTATGAATCTCCTGAACAATGCTTTTGACGCGCTGGAAACCCAACCCCTTCCTCGGATCGTTACCATTCGCAGCCAGGTTGTCAATTCCCATGTCGCGATTCGGGTTTCTGATAATGGGCCGGGAATGTCCGAGTCAGTAAAATCCCGCCTGTTTGACCCCTTCTTTACGACTAAACCTGTAGGGAAAGGTACAGGTCTGGGATTATCCATCAGTTATCAAATTGTGGTGGAGAAGCACGGTGGTACTTTAAAGTGTGTCTCGCAACCAGGACAAGGAGCAGAGTTTTTGATTGAGATTCCTATTTGCCAAGGTCTAACTTAA
- a CDS encoding SRPBCC family protein, with amino-acid sequence MADWLEHSVQVEVPVPIDEVWNLWSDLEQMPRWMKWIDSVTVLDNDPTLSRWKLATGGLEFTWLARIVKKAPNQIIQWESVDGLPNRGAIRFYDRHGSSIVKLTVAYAIPGWLGRLMDNLFLGRVVESTIQADLDRFREYAIKSQAKS; translated from the coding sequence ATGGCTGATTGGCTAGAGCATAGCGTGCAGGTAGAGGTGCCGGTTCCCATTGACGAGGTGTGGAACCTCTGGTCCGATCTGGAGCAAATGCCTCGGTGGATGAAGTGGATCGACTCGGTTACAGTTCTGGATAATGACCCAACCTTGTCGCGCTGGAAACTGGCTACAGGTGGCTTAGAATTTACCTGGCTTGCCCGTATCGTGAAAAAAGCACCCAACCAGATTATCCAATGGGAATCGGTTGATGGATTGCCGAATCGGGGTGCAATTCGCTTTTATGACCGACATGGCAGTAGCATTGTTAAGCTAACGGTGGCTTACGCCATTCCAGGCTGGCTGGGCAGATTAATGGATAATCTCTTCCTGGGGCGCGTAGTCGAATCCACGATTCAAGCCGATTTGGATCGGTTTCGAGAATACGCCATTAAATCCCAAGCGAAATCTTAA
- a CDS encoding iron-sulfur cluster assembly accessory protein codes for MTQATQSQKRGIQLSESALKHVLSLREKQGKDLCLRVGVRQGGCSGMSYMMDFEEPSQIRENDEVYDYDGFKIVCDPKSMLYLYGLMLDYSDAMIGGGFQFTNPNAAQSCGCGKSFGV; via the coding sequence ATGACACAAGCTACTCAATCGCAAAAACGCGGCATCCAGTTAAGCGAATCTGCCCTCAAGCACGTTCTCTCTCTGCGGGAGAAACAAGGCAAGGATCTGTGCCTGCGAGTTGGCGTCCGCCAAGGTGGCTGCTCTGGAATGTCGTACATGATGGATTTTGAAGAGCCTAGTCAGATTCGGGAAAACGATGAAGTCTACGACTACGATGGCTTCAAAATTGTCTGCGATCCCAAGAGTATGCTATACCTCTATGGTCTGATGCTGGACTATAGCGATGCCATGATTGGCGGTGGCTTCCAATTTACTAACCCTAATGCTGCTCAAAGCTGTGGCTGCGGTAAGTCATTTGGAGTCTAA
- a CDS encoding M48 family metallopeptidase, with protein MLPSRTPLIGLSADKFRHPLDLEATNALKQLPGMDILVRNLLGPLAEQFFYLENIAAGVLVGEQQLPHLHKLLLEACQILDLEPPQLYVRSSPTPNAYTFAMRGKQPFIVLHTSLIDLLTPEEIQAVIAHELGHLKCEHGVYLTPVNIMVLAAGLIPTWGAAIAETLRGQMLQWLRCAEFTCDRAALLATQDSKVVSSVLMKLAGGSPILAPQLNLEAFLAQARAYDDISKNQLGEMLKQAQTAQLSHPVPVLRAREIDRWASSQEYQALLQQHSIGYNSEAKPKGGWRNW; from the coding sequence ATGTTGCCTTCAAGGACACCCTTAATCGGTCTCTCGGCAGATAAATTTCGCCATCCCTTAGATTTAGAGGCGACTAACGCCTTAAAACAACTGCCGGGAATGGATATCCTGGTAAGAAACCTGCTTGGTCCCCTCGCAGAACAGTTTTTTTATCTGGAAAACATAGCGGCGGGCGTCCTCGTAGGCGAACAACAGCTACCCCATCTGCATAAACTGCTGTTAGAAGCTTGCCAGATATTAGATTTGGAACCCCCGCAACTGTACGTCCGTTCCTCACCCACGCCAAACGCCTACACCTTTGCTATGCGAGGAAAGCAGCCATTTATTGTGTTGCACACCTCATTAATCGATTTGTTGACACCCGAAGAGATTCAGGCAGTCATCGCCCACGAACTGGGACACCTAAAATGCGAGCATGGAGTGTACCTAACACCCGTCAATATTATGGTGTTAGCAGCAGGATTAATTCCGACTTGGGGTGCAGCGATCGCTGAAACTTTGAGAGGACAGATGCTACAGTGGCTGCGATGTGCAGAATTCACTTGCGATCGCGCCGCACTTCTCGCCACCCAAGACTCCAAAGTCGTCAGTTCCGTCTTAATGAAACTTGCCGGGGGTTCCCCCATTCTCGCACCGCAGCTGAATTTAGAAGCCTTTTTAGCTCAAGCGAGAGCTTACGACGATATCAGTAAAAATCAGCTGGGTGAAATGCTCAAACAAGCGCAGACAGCACAACTCAGTCACCCAGTACCCGTCCTCCGGGCGCGAGAAATTGATCGTTGGGCTAGCAGTCAAGAATATCAAGCCTTGCTACAACAGCATTCGATAGGCTATAATAGTGAAGCTAAACCCAAGGGCGGGTGGCGAAATTGGTAG
- the zds gene encoding 9,9'-di-cis-zeta-carotene desaturase, producing MRVAIVGAGLAGMAAAVDLVDAGCEVEIFESRPFVGGKVSSWVDADGNHVEMGLHVFFGNYYQLFELMKKVGADNNLRLKEHIHTFINQGGVTGALDFRFITGAPFNGLKAFFTTSQLSLQDKVQNAIALGSSTIVRGLVDFEGSMKTIRALDNISFADWFRSHGGSNGSIKRMWNPIAYALGFIDCENISARCMLTIFQMFAARTEASVLRMLEGSPYEYLHKPIIDYIEARGAKIHTRRRVREIQYTDEGNETRVTGLVVAKGETEETITADAYVCACDVPGIQRVLPQAWRQWSEFDNIYKLDTVPVATVQLRFDGWVTELHNAEERHQVDHAAGIDNLLYTADADFSCFADLALTSPSDYYREGQGSLLQLVLTPGDPFIKESNEAIAQHVLKQVHELFPSSRDLNMTWYSVVKLAQSLYREAPGMDPYRPPQKTPIANFFLAGSYTQQDYIDSMEGATLSGRQAAKAILENVPEIKGKSQLSAV from the coding sequence ATGCGGGTTGCAATCGTCGGGGCAGGATTGGCTGGAATGGCGGCGGCAGTCGATTTAGTCGATGCCGGTTGCGAAGTCGAAATCTTTGAGTCTCGTCCGTTTGTGGGGGGTAAAGTCAGCAGCTGGGTGGATGCCGATGGCAATCACGTTGAGATGGGGTTGCACGTCTTTTTTGGGAACTACTACCAGCTATTTGAATTGATGAAAAAGGTAGGGGCAGATAACAATTTGCGCCTGAAAGAACATATCCACACCTTTATCAATCAAGGCGGCGTCACAGGTGCCTTGGATTTTCGCTTCATCACGGGTGCGCCTTTCAACGGATTAAAAGCATTTTTCACAACATCGCAGCTGTCGTTGCAAGATAAAGTACAGAATGCGATTGCCCTTGGCAGCAGTACCATCGTGCGCGGCTTGGTAGACTTCGAGGGTTCGATGAAAACAATTCGCGCTCTCGATAACATTAGCTTTGCCGATTGGTTTCGCAGTCACGGGGGCAGTAATGGCAGCATCAAGCGGATGTGGAACCCGATTGCTTATGCACTCGGATTTATTGATTGCGAAAATATTTCCGCGCGTTGTATGCTGACCATCTTTCAGATGTTTGCCGCCAGAACAGAGGCGTCGGTGCTGCGAATGCTGGAAGGTTCTCCTTACGAGTACCTGCACAAGCCGATTATTGATTACATAGAAGCCAGAGGCGCGAAAATTCATACTCGTCGCCGGGTACGAGAAATTCAATATACCGACGAAGGCAACGAGACGCGAGTGACTGGCTTAGTGGTTGCTAAAGGCGAAACTGAAGAAACCATCACCGCCGATGCTTATGTCTGCGCCTGTGACGTGCCCGGAATTCAGCGCGTTTTGCCGCAAGCGTGGCGTCAATGGTCGGAATTTGACAATATTTATAAGCTGGATACCGTACCAGTGGCGACAGTGCAGCTGCGGTTTGATGGCTGGGTGACTGAGTTGCACAATGCCGAAGAAAGACACCAAGTGGATCATGCCGCCGGAATTGATAATCTGCTTTATACAGCGGATGCCGACTTTTCCTGCTTTGCCGATTTAGCTTTAACGAGTCCCTCTGATTATTACCGCGAGGGACAAGGTTCGCTGTTGCAGTTGGTGCTGACGCCGGGAGATCCGTTTATCAAGGAAAGTAACGAAGCGATCGCTCAACACGTCCTCAAGCAAGTACACGAGCTATTCCCTTCCTCCCGCGATTTGAACATGACTTGGTACAGTGTGGTGAAGCTGGCTCAGTCTCTCTATCGCGAAGCCCCTGGTATGGACCCCTATCGTCCTCCTCAGAAGACGCCGATCGCCAATTTCTTCCTTGCGGGTAGCTATACTCAGCAAGATTACATCGATAGTATGGAGGGGGCAACTCTGTCTGGGCGTCAGGCGGCGAAGGCGATTTTAGAAAATGTGCCGGAAATCAAGGGTAAGAGCCAATTATCGGCAGTTTAG